CGCTGATCAGCGCGTGCTTGGGGTGCACCGCAGCCAGTAACGCCTCGGAACTGCTGGTGTCCGAGCCGTGATGCGGGGCTAAAAACACTGTCGATTGCAGCGAGAAATCACTTTGCAGCAGCCGTCGTTCGGCGTGCTGTTCCATGTCCGCGCCCAGCAGGAACGAGACCTCGCCCAACGCGGCCTTGAGCACCACGCTCTTATCGTTGAGGGTCCAACCGCGCAGGTCCTCGCGCGCCGGCGGCGGCAGCAGCACGGCCAGCCGCACGCCGCCAATCTCGATGGGCGGCGATTCCATGTCCAACTCGCGCTGCCTAATCCCGAGCCGCTGGACCAGCTCCAGCAACTCCCGGTAGCGCAAGTCGGCCTGGGGCTCGGTATGGTCGAAGCGGCTGCGCCAGAACTCATCCACCTTCAGCGAGCGCAGCACGCTTTGCAGACCGCGGAAATGATCGGGATGCGGATGGGTGGCCAGCACGAACTCGAGCTTGCGAATCCGCTCGTGCCGCAGGTAGGGCAGCACCGCGACCTCGCCGATATCCATCTCGCCGATGCGCATCCCTCCGCCGTCGATCAGCCCGGCGCGGCCGTGGGGGAAGCGCAGCAACAGGCACAGCCCCTGCCCCACGTCCAGGGCCTCCACGCGGAAGCTGTTGTCCAGCCGGTTGCGCGCCCACAGCCCGACCTCGAACAGCCCGGCCAGGGCCGCCAAAATCAGCGCGCAGTGCAGCCACAGTCGGCGCGGCCGCTCGAGCGCCACGGCCAGCAGCGCGGCGAGGAGCAGCGCCACCTGCAATGGCCGCGGCGGAGCCAGCGTCAGGTACGCGCCGGGCAGTTCGGCCACGGCCTCGAGAAACGGGATCAGTCCCTGGATCAGCGCTCCGGCCAATGCGATCAGCAGCGAACCGGCCGCTGGCCAGACCAGACTGAGCATCGCTCCGCAAAGACCCAGGGGGACCACGAGCAGGCCGACCAGCGGCATGGCCGCCATGTTGGCCACGATCGCGCCCGGCGCCACCTGGCCGAAGTGTGCGGCGCTGACCGGCGCGGTCCCCAAGACCAATGCCAGCGAAACTCCGGCCAGGTGCGCAACGCCGCGCAGCAATCCGTGTGGCTTGTGCGTCAGCTCGAGCCGCTTAAGCTCGCTTAGTCGACTGCGCCTGCGCCGCAGCCAGCCCAGGTAGAGCGCCAGGGTGGTCACCGCGCAGAACGAGAGCTGGAATCCGGGCTCGAACAGCGACCCGGGCCAGATCAGTAAAATCACCACCACGGCCAACGACACGGCCGAGGTCAGATCGCGCAGCCGGTCGCTGATCAAAGCCAATGCGGCCACGCCGAACATGATCGCCGCGCGCAGGGCCGTGATCCGCAGATCGGCCAGCAGCACGTAGCCCGCCACGGTCAGCGTGCAACACAGCGCAGCGACCTTGCGCGCGTCGACCCGCAGCAGCCAATTGGGCCGGGCTTTAAAGATCAGCATCACCAGCACGCTAACAAAGGCCAGCAGGGCCGCCACGTGAGTACCCGAAATCGCCAGCAGGTGCGCGGCCCCGGAGTGGATGAACGTCTCGCGCAGTGCCTCGTCGATCATCCCGGTCTCGCCCAGAACCAGTGCACAGAGCACGGCAGCCGCGTCCCCGGGCGCCGCGAGCACGATGTTGCTGCGAATGCGTCCGCGCAGATCCTCCAGCGCGCGCCGCAGCGGCCAGGCCGCGGCCGGCTGGAGTAGCTCGAGATCACGCGCGTCGGCCAGGGAGCCCAGCAGCTCGATCCCGCGCCGCCGTTCGTAGGCCGCGATGTCGAAGCAGCCGGGATTGCGAAAGCTGGTGGGCAGCTTGACCCGTCCGTAAAAGCGCACGCGGTCGCCGACCCGCGATTGCACCTGACCCTGATAGACCGTGAGCATCGCCCGCGCGCCCTGCCCCTCAAGCTCGCGGCCGCGGACCTTCACGCCCTCGACCAAAATCAGCAGCCGCGCCGGGTCGCTCAGGCCCCGCGCGTCGCGCAGCACCAGACCCTGGACCGTTGCTTTAAGCGGCCGACCCTGAACATCGAACGGTTCGGCCAATGGATGCTCGGCCGCCAGATGCGCGCCGCGCCCCATACCCCATAGCGCCAGAGCGGCCAACAGCAGCGGCCCCAGCAGGCCCCGCCTCCCGCGCAGCGCCGCCCACAGCGTGGCGGCCGCGGCCAACACCGCGCCGCACAGCGCCCATATCCGCAGTCCGGGCCAATCTTCTCCGAGCAAAATCGCGCCGACCAACGCCAGGGCCAGCAGCGTCATCGGCCGCTTGATCAACCGCCTTGCTCGAGGCGCTCGCGCAGGGCGCGGACGATCGACTCGGGCACTCCGGGCACTGCGGAGAGCTGTTCAACGTCAGCCTGCCGGATGCGCTCCACCGAGCCAAAGTGCCGCAGCAACGCGCGTTTGCGTTTGGGACCCAGGCCCGGTACGCCATCGAGGGCCGAGGCCAGCGAGGCCTTGCCGCGCTGCTTGCGATGGGCTGCCAGGGCAAAGCGGTGCGCCTCGTCGCGCAGCCGCATCAGCAGGAACAGCGCGTCCGAGCCCTTGGGCAGCAGCAGCGGATTAACGCGGCCGGGCAAATAGACCTTGTCGCGCGCCTCGCCGCGGGCCAGCTCGCGCTCATTGGGCTTGGCCAGGCCGATCAGCTCCGGCCCGCGTTTGATTTCAAGGTCGTCCAGCGCGGCCTGGGCTGCGGCCACCTGCCCCCGGCCGCCGTCGATCACCAGCAAGTCGGGCCAGTCTTTGCGCTCCAACGCGCGGCGTCCGCGGCGCAGCAGGGTCTCGCGCAACATCGCCACGTCGCCCCCCTGGTCCGCGGGAACGTCCTTGATCTTGTAACGACGGTAGAGCGCCTTGTCCGGACGGGCGTCAACGAACGTCACCTGGCTGGCAACGGCCTGCATGCCGCCGGTGTTCGACACGTCGTAACACTCGATGCGTCGCGGTAACGACTTCAGGCGCAGTCGTTTCTGCAACGATTCTAGTAACAGCTCGTCGTCGGCCGCCGCGTCGCGCAATGCCTCGAACGAGGCCTCGGCATTTTCGCGGGCAGTGCGCACCAGCTCGCGCGGCCTGCCGCGTCGCGCCCAACTCAGCTCGACCCGCGCGCCGCGCGCCTCGCTCAGCAGCTCGCCCAGGGCCGCGGCGTCGGGCAGCTCGAGCGGCACGAGGATTCGCGGCGGGATCAGCGTGCCGCCCAGGTAGTAGCGCGAGATGAACGACGAGAGCAGTTCCTCGTCGTCAACCTCCAACCCGCTGAAGTCGACCACGTGCCGTCCCAGCACGCGTCCCGCGCGCACGAACAGCAGCGCCACGGCCACCGCGCCTCCTCGGCGATAGAGCCCCACGGCGTCCAGGTCGTCGAAGCACCTCATCACCATCTCGGCCGAGCCGAACACGTTGCGTACCGCTTCGACCTGGTCGCGCAGCTGGGCCGCGCGTTCGAAGTCCAGATTCTCGGCCGCGGCCTCCATGCGCAGTTGCAGCTCTGCGGCCAGCTCATCGCCGCTGCCGCCCAAGGCGCGGCGCACGTCGCTGACCACCCGCGCGTATTGCTCTGGGTCCGCGCCGCTACACGGCCCCAGGCAGCGCCCCATCTCGCCGTTAATGCAGGGCCGATCGCGCGCGGCCAGTTGGCGGTCGGTGCACTTGCGCAGCGGGAACGAACGCTCCAATGCGCGATGGATCCGCTTGAGCTCGACCTGGTGGGTGAACGGCCCGTAGTACAGCGCGCCGTCCGAGCGCACGCGGCGGGTGATCGTCGGCCGCGGCCACTGCTCGCGCAGGTTGAAGCGCAAATAGGCGTAAGTCTTATCGTCGCGCAGCCGCACGTTGTAGCGCGGTCGATACTTTTTAATTAGCTCGTTCTCGACGCGCAGCGCCTCGGTCTCGTTGGGCAACACGATGAACTCGAGCGCTGCGGCGCGCGCGAGCATGTGCTCGGTCTTGGATCCGGGCTCGGTGGAGGAAAAGTAGGATCGCACGCGATTGCGTAGCGCCTTGGCCTTGCCCACGTAGATCACCCGCCCCGCCTCGTCGCGGAATAGGTAGACCCCGGGTCGTAGGGGGAAGGATGCGGCAGCGTGGGCCAGTTGCTCCAGCCTCGCCCTCATTGGTCGACCGTTCTTCGCCTCAGCCGCCGGAGGGGTTGGGGCTGCGGTCCGAAACTTTGGACTCGCGCAGCACCGGGACCACGCAGATGAATTTCAGCCCCTGCTCGCCAGCCTTGATCTGGTGCTCGACTCCGCCGTTGATCGCAGCCACCGAGCCGCATTCCACCGGCATCCAGCGATCCTCGTTGAGTACCTCGCCCGAGCCCTCGAAGAAAAACACCTCGTGCTCGTGCGGGTGAGCGTGACGCGTGGTGTAGCCGCCGGGCGCGATCTGGAACACGCGCATTACGAAGTTGTTGCAGCCGTCCTGAGGCCCGGCGACCACGCGTAGCGACACTCCGCTCATTCCCGGATCGTCGAGCAGTATTCCCTGCACATCCTGGTAGGCAACCACCTTCATCGCGTACCTCCGTGTCGTGTTGAGCAGATTACCACGGCCGGCCGGCGCAGTCAGCGCGCCGCGTCGCTCGAAAGCTTGAAGCTGCCCGTGCGGTAACGCTGAATCTCGATCAACAACATTGCCCGCGCCGCGGAGAAACTCGTTGATCCATGTAGCTAGTTCGCTCGCGTGCCTTGCTGCAGCTCAAAGCTGCCCGTGCGGTACAATCGACGGTAGACCGCGACGTTGCTCAGGATGGTCTTCACGTAGCCGCGGGTCTCGGCGAACATGATCGCCTCGGCCGCCAGATCGGGCGGCATGGCGGCCAGTCCGCGCTCGCTCCAGGTCAGGGCCACCGGCTCGGTGGCGTTGTACCCGGCCAGGGCCAGCACTATGTTGCCGTCGTGTTGGACCAGCAGGTCGTGCAGATGGCGCACGCCGAGGCACACGTTGAGCTCCGGGTCGTAGACCTGGTCCGGCCGCAGGCCCTCCAGCCCGAGGCTGGCCGCGGCCGAATCGACCATCGGCGGAATAAATTGGCACAGGCCGCGGGCGTTGGCCACGGAGATCGCATCGGCGTCGAACGCGCTCTCCTGGCGGATCAGCGACAGCATTAAGGCCGGATCGAGATCTTCGATGCGGCACTGCGCGTCGACCAGCTCGATCCAGGTCGGCGGGTAGACCAGACGCCGCGGATCAAGCCCCGGCAGATCATCCAGGGACCGCGCACCATCGTCCTCGGCCATCAACCGATAGACTAGGCGCAGGCTCCAACGCGTCTCGCCGCTAAGCTCGTACAGCGCCAGCGCTGCCCAGCGCCCGTGCATGGTGTCCGGCGCCGCGTCGAGCAGCAGCTTGAGGTCGGGCCTGGCCAGGGACCCGACGTTTCCCTCGATCAACAGCAGCACACGCGTCAGCGGCCTGACCGCCCGGGCCGCGCAGCCGATGCGCAGCTCGCGATCATCGATACGCCCGATCTCTTGAAGCAAGACGCTCGCCGCGGCCGTTGCGCGTTGGTCGCGGTCACCGCGCGCCTCGATCAGCAGCCCGGACATCTCGGCGTCGTAGTTCCAGCTTTCCGCAGCCGGATCCAGCTGGGTCATTGCGGCGTAGTACGAGCGCGGGTAGCGCCGTTGCAAATTGCGTAAATGCGCCGCAGCGTTGCGCTCGTGCCCTTGAGCCTGGCGTGCGCGCCAAGCCCAGTACAGTGCGCCGGGAGTCTGCGCGCCGCGCTCGGACGCCAACTCCTCGAGCAGCTGGGCCGCGTCGCCGGGCCGACCATCGGCGAGCATACAGACCCCGGCGAGCATCCGCGCCTCGTCCGCATTGCTGGATCGTGGATAGCTGCGGGCCACGTCGAGGAAGAAGCGCTCGGCGTCGGCAAAGCGGCCGCGGGCCAGGGCCAGCCTGCCGCCGCGCATCAATGCATTGCGCGCGTCGCGCGCCCGCGGCTGAAGCTCGAACGCCCGGCGATAGTGCGCCAGCGCCAGATCGTCGTCCTCGACCCGGCCCCTGCGCCAGGCCGCGATTCCCGCGCGATACTGGCCCGCCGCTTTTTTTGCGTTGCGGTAGCGCGCATAGAGCTCGGAGTATTTGGTTTCCCGGCCCTCGCGGTCGGTGAGACGGAAGTAGACCTTGGCCCAGGTCCAGAGAAAGCCGGTGCGCCCGGCCACTGCGGGAAAGCGGCGCTCGAGCTCGAGGCAGGTTTGCAGCGCCGATTGGTACTGCTGCTCCTGCAACAGCGTCGCAGCGCGTTGGGTCAACCCCTCGGCGTCCAGCACGATCGGCCGCCCGCCCAAGGCGCGCTGGTACAACGCGCTGAACTCGGGCTCATGAAAAGCCTCGCGGAATGTCGGATCCTCGCGACTGAAGCGCTCGAGCAGCGCGCGCGTGTGTGTGGCCTCACCCTGCCGCGCATAGAGCAATGCGCGGACCAGATCGGCCTCGGTCAGGATGCGGCCCTCGCCCGCGGCCACCAGGTCCAACGATGCCTCGGCACGTTGCAACTGCCCCAGGTCGATCAGGGCCCGCGCGGCAAGCACGCGCGCCTCGTCGGCCCACGGGCCGCGCGCAGTTCGCAACGCCCCCTCGAGCACTGACAGCGCCCGTGCGGGATCGCCCAAGTTGATTAAACAGCGCGCCAGGGGCAGCGCGACCACGTCGTCGGCCAGGGCGAAGCGTTTGCTCAACGGCGCGAGCAACGCGGCGCCGCGTTGCCAATCTCCGGCGCGCGTGGCGTGAATCCCCAGGCTAAGCAGCGACTCGGGCGTTAGTCGGACGATAGCCACCGCGCCTGCGCGCAGCACGTTGCCGTGGAACATCTCGCACGGTGCGACCACCGGCAGCCAGCAGGCCCACGACTGCGCCGGGGCGAGCAACAGCAGCAGCAACACCGCCGCGAGCGCGGCGATCCGCCGACCAATCATTCGGTGTCTTTCAGCTCGCGGTTGATGCGCCCCAGCAGCAATGCGCCGCTGACCGCAAAGCCGATCATCAGCAACACGCCGATATAGCGCGGCCCGAGGATCAGCCGCCCGATACCGATGATCGCCGAGTAGAGCATGGCGCAGCCGAGCACAAAGTTCAGCGCCATGCCTGAGAGGTCGGACCAGCGTCCCGCGGGTTGTCCCAGGGCCTGCGTAACCGGCTTCCAGCCCGGGCCGCGGGGCTTGACCTTGGTGAAGAAGCCGACCAGCACATCGCGCGGCGTGGGTCTGGTCAACAGCGTGGCCAGCATGCTGTCGCGCTCCGAGCGCGTGGCGAGCATCCGCTGGGCCACGTAACCTCCGCCGCCGGGCTCGGCTCCGGGATACCAGCTGGCCCACTAGTTGACGCACAGGAAAACCAGGAACAGCGACAGCGGCATCCAGCCCGCGGTCTTGACGTCCGGGACAAAGGCCAGGATCGGACCCGCGTCGCCGAAGCGCTCGGTCAGTCCGGCGATCAACCCGTCCACGCCGCCGGTGCGGCCCACGGCGATAATCGCCAATGCCACCGAGCCGATCATCGCCAGGGCGAACTGCCCCAGGTCGGTGAGCACCACGCCCCAGAAACCCGAGAGGATCGTGTTCCACCAGAACCAGTTGCCCGCGATGCCGTGTCGCGCGATCTCGCCAGTGACCCACAGCGGCGTGTCCGCGGCAAAGGTCGTGGCGACCATGCTCGTGCCCGCGATCCACCACGGCAGCTTGCGGCCGCCAATGAAATATTCGCTGATGTTCTTGCCTACACGTTTGGACAGAAAGACGCCGACGCCCAGGACGGCGAGCATGTACAGCGCGACAATGCCCCAGTCCAGCGCGGCCATTCTGCCTTCCATTGATCTCCTCCGGTTACAGCGGGCTCCAACCGGAACTCGGCCGGTTGGGCTTACGCGGCAGGTTGTCCAGCGACTCGCGAAACGCCCGGTTGGCTGGCGTGCCCACGCGCTGGTCGATCATCTGCGTGTCGACCATCCCACCGGTCTGGAACAGTCCCAGCCGTTGCTTGAGCTCGAGCACGCGCAGCACCGAGCGGTCGATGCGCGCCTGGTCGATGCGGCCCGAGCGCACGGCATCGAGGATTCCGCGCCGAGCAGCGAGCTGACGCTGCGGCGTGCAGCAGTAGATCAGCATGTCGCAGCCGGCCTCGATAGCGCGTACCGCGGCCTCGCCCGGATCGAGGGTCTGGACGATCGCGCCCATCTCCATGTCGTCGGTCACGATCACACCGTCGTACCCCAGCTCGTCGCGCAACAGTCCGCTGATCATCCGCGGCGAGAGCGTGGCGGGCTGGAACTCGTCGCCGACCAGCGTGCGATACTGCACGTGGGCGGTCATCACTATCGACAGTCCGCCGCCCGCGATCAGTGCGCGGTAGGGGATCAGCTCGCGCGAGCGCAATGTGTCGAGGCCGATGTCGAGCACCGGCAGCCCCTTGTGGCTGTCGCTCCCCGTGTCGCCGTGCCCCGGGAAGTGCTTGGCCGCGCCCAAACAGCCGCCGGATTGCAGGCCCTCGAGATAGGCCCCGGCGAGCAGCGCGACCTGGTTCGGGTCGTCGGAAAAGCTGCGCATCAGCGCGTGGATCACCGGGTTGGCCGGGTTGGAGTCCACGTCGCAGACCGGCGCGAAGTTGACGCAAAACCCCATCGCGCTCAGTTCCGAGCCGACGATGCGTCCGGCCTCGCGCACCTGCTCGGGACCGCAGTGCAGCCCCAGGTACAGCGCGCTGGGCATCACGGTCACGCCCTGATCCATGCGCTTAATCCGGCCGCCCTCCTGGTCGATGCCGATCAACAACGGCACGCCGCTGCTCTGGCGCGCCACGGCCTGCAAGCGGTTGTTCTGCTGCGCGGCCTGCAGCGGATCGCGTAGGTTGCGCTTGAACAAAATCACGTTGCCGAACCCGCTCTCGCGGATCAGCTCCTCGATTGTGTCGCGCGAGCGCGGCTCGTCAAAGCCGATGAAGAACAGCTGCCCGACCTTCTGCTCGAGGGTCATCCCGGCCAGCAGCTGCGCCACGTCGCCTTGCGTCTGGGCCTGATTCATTGTCTCGCTCATTTGATTTTGCGCGATCGCCTCATCAACAGCCCGCCCGTCGTCAGCCTGTCCCTCGAGGCCAAGAAGAAATATTGCGGCGAGCATGGTCGCTGCCGCGACTGCGATGGATAGATAGATTTTCAAATTTTCGCCCCGCCTGTTTAATGCTCGGAGCGTATCACGCCGAGGAATCGGGCTTCAACGCCATTTCGCCACCCGCAGCCCGGACGTTTCTCACTTGAGCAGCTCGAACAGCCGTTTGTGCTCAGGCGTCTTGGCCTCGCGCAGCAGCTCGTAGACCGCGCCCTCGGCGGTCGTGATTATCGCGCCGGAGCGCGCCATGCGCTCGAGCCCCAGACG
The DNA window shown above is from Candidatus Alcyoniella australis and carries:
- a CDS encoding transglycosylase SLT domain-containing protein, translated to MIGRRIAALAAVLLLLLLAPAQSWACWLPVVAPCEMFHGNVLRAGAVAIVRLTPESLLSLGIHATRAGDWQRGAALLAPLSKRFALADDVVALPLARCLINLGDPARALSVLEGALRTARGPWADEARVLAARALIDLGQLQRAEASLDLVAAGEGRILTEADLVRALLYARQGEATHTRALLERFSREDPTFREAFHEPEFSALYQRALGGRPIVLDAEGLTQRAATLLQEQQYQSALQTCLELERRFPAVAGRTGFLWTWAKVYFRLTDREGRETKYSELYARYRNAKKAAGQYRAGIAAWRRGRVEDDDLALAHYRRAFELQPRARDARNALMRGGRLALARGRFADAERFFLDVARSYPRSSNADEARMLAGVCMLADGRPGDAAQLLEELASERGAQTPGALYWAWRARQAQGHERNAAAHLRNLQRRYPRSYYAAMTQLDPAAESWNYDAEMSGLLIEARGDRDQRATAAASVLLQEIGRIDDRELRIGCAARAVRPLTRVLLLIEGNVGSLARPDLKLLLDAAPDTMHGRWAALALYELSGETRWSLRLVYRLMAEDDGARSLDDLPGLDPRRLVYPPTWIELVDAQCRIEDLDPALMLSLIRQESAFDADAISVANARGLCQFIPPMVDSAAASLGLEGLRPDQVYDPELNVCLGVRHLHDLLVQHDGNIVLALAGYNATEPVALTWSERGLAAMPPDLAAEAIMFAETRGYVKTILSNVAVYRRLYRTGSFELQQGTRAN
- a CDS encoding DNA internalization-related competence protein ComEC/Rec2, whose product is MIKRPMTLLALALVGAILLGEDWPGLRIWALCGAVLAAAATLWAALRGRRGLLGPLLLAALALWGMGRGAHLAAEHPLAEPFDVQGRPLKATVQGLVLRDARGLSDPARLLILVEGVKVRGRELEGQGARAMLTVYQGQVQSRVGDRVRFYGRVKLPTSFRNPGCFDIAAYERRRGIELLGSLADARDLELLQPAAAWPLRRALEDLRGRIRSNIVLAAPGDAAAVLCALVLGETGMIDEALRETFIHSGAAHLLAISGTHVAALLAFVSVLVMLIFKARPNWLLRVDARKVAALCCTLTVAGYVLLADLRITALRAAIMFGVAALALISDRLRDLTSAVSLAVVVILLIWPGSLFEPGFQLSFCAVTTLALYLGWLRRRRSRLSELKRLELTHKPHGLLRGVAHLAGVSLALVLGTAPVSAAHFGQVAPGAIVANMAAMPLVGLLVVPLGLCGAMLSLVWPAAGSLLIALAGALIQGLIPFLEAVAELPGAYLTLAPPRPLQVALLLAALLAVALERPRRLWLHCALILAALAGLFEVGLWARNRLDNSFRVEALDVGQGLCLLLRFPHGRAGLIDGGGMRIGEMDIGEVAVLPYLRHERIRKLEFVLATHPHPDHFRGLQSVLRSLKVDEFWRSRFDHTEPQADLRYRELLELVQRLGIRQRELDMESPPIEIGGVRLAVLLPPPAREDLRGWTLNDKSVVLKAALGEVSFLLGADMEQHAERRLLQSDFSLQSTVFLAPHHGSDTSSSEALLAAVHPKHALISAGRFNSYGLPSPRVIKRLQRLGIRVWRTDLDGLVSIKTDGNRLDAAAAAGREAQR
- a CDS encoding glycoside hydrolase family 3 protein; translated protein: MSETMNQAQTQGDVAQLLAGMTLEQKVGQLFFIGFDEPRSRDTIEELIRESGFGNVILFKRNLRDPLQAAQQNNRLQAVARQSSGVPLLIGIDQEGGRIKRMDQGVTVMPSALYLGLHCGPEQVREAGRIVGSELSAMGFCVNFAPVCDVDSNPANPVIHALMRSFSDDPNQVALLAGAYLEGLQSGGCLGAAKHFPGHGDTGSDSHKGLPVLDIGLDTLRSRELIPYRALIAGGGLSIVMTAHVQYRTLVGDEFQPATLSPRMISGLLRDELGYDGVIVTDDMEMGAIVQTLDPGEAAVRAIEAGCDMLIYCCTPQRQLAARRGILDAVRSGRIDQARIDRSVLRVLELKQRLGLFQTGGMVDTQMIDQRVGTPANRAFRESLDNLPRKPNRPSSGWSPL
- a CDS encoding cupin domain-containing protein: MKVVAYQDVQGILLDDPGMSGVSLRVVAGPQDGCNNFVMRVFQIAPGGYTTRHAHPHEHEVFFFEGSGEVLNEDRWMPVECGSVAAINGGVEHQIKAGEQGLKFICVVPVLRESKVSDRSPNPSGG
- the uvrC gene encoding excinuclease ABC subunit UvrC, with product MRARLEQLAHAAASFPLRPGVYLFRDEAGRVIYVGKAKALRNRVRSYFSSTEPGSKTEHMLARAAALEFIVLPNETEALRVENELIKKYRPRYNVRLRDDKTYAYLRFNLREQWPRPTITRRVRSDGALYYGPFTHQVELKRIHRALERSFPLRKCTDRQLAARDRPCINGEMGRCLGPCSGADPEQYARVVSDVRRALGGSGDELAAELQLRMEAAAENLDFERAAQLRDQVEAVRNVFGSAEMVMRCFDDLDAVGLYRRGGAVAVALLFVRAGRVLGRHVVDFSGLEVDDEELLSSFISRYYLGGTLIPPRILVPLELPDAAALGELLSEARGARVELSWARRGRPRELVRTARENAEASFEALRDAAADDELLLESLQKRLRLKSLPRRIECYDVSNTGGMQAVASQVTFVDARPDKALYRRYKIKDVPADQGGDVAMLRETLLRRGRRALERKDWPDLLVIDGGRGQVAAAQAALDDLEIKRGPELIGLAKPNERELARGEARDKVYLPGRVNPLLLPKGSDALFLLMRLRDEAHRFALAAHRKQRGKASLASALDGVPGLGPKRKRALLRHFGSVERIRQADVEQLSAVPGVPESIVRALRERLEQGG